A region from the Aliarcobacter thereius LMG 24486 genome encodes:
- the hisH gene encoding imidazole glycerol phosphate synthase subunit HisH, which yields MLGIIDYNMGNLASVYNACSKFTNDLKIVKNPDEIQQFDKLILPGVGAFKDAIEHLEKSGLKEEIIKFANSKKPLLGICLGMQLLFESSEEFGNTNGLALIEGKVIQFDKTKMNNLKVPHMGWNKAINKNNPLFKDLENPYLYFVHSFHVVTKDDYSISKTNYGYSFTSAVNKENIFGFQAHPEKSHKNGLKILENFINL from the coding sequence ATGTTAGGAATAATTGACTACAATATGGGCAATCTAGCAAGTGTTTATAATGCTTGTTCAAAATTTACAAATGATTTAAAAATAGTAAAAAATCCAGATGAAATACAACAATTTGATAAACTCATTCTTCCAGGAGTTGGAGCTTTTAAAGATGCCATTGAGCATTTAGAAAAAAGTGGTTTAAAAGAAGAGATTATAAAATTTGCAAATAGTAAAAAACCTCTTCTTGGAATTTGTCTTGGAATGCAACTCTTGTTTGAAAGTAGTGAAGAGTTTGGAAATACAAATGGCTTAGCTTTGATTGAAGGTAAAGTTATTCAATTTGATAAAACTAAAATGAATAATTTAAAAGTTCCTCATATGGGATGGAATAAAGCAATAAATAAAAACAACCCTTTATTTAAAGATTTAGAAAATCCTTACTTATATTTTGTTCACTCTTTCCATGTTGTTACAAAAGATGATTATAGTATTTCAAAGACAAATTATGGATATAGTTTTACAAGTGCTGTAAATAAAGAGAATATTTTTGGTTTTCAAGCACATCCAGAAAAATCACATAAAAATGGTTTAAAAATTTTAGAAAATTTTATAAATTTATAG